Proteins encoded in a region of the Vibrio ponticus genome:
- a CDS encoding histone deacetylase family protein: MKVIYTEKQRLHRVKYEFLSGEPTPCFEKPERADMVLNALQEHGGFTVCEPKSYGTRPMQWVHTEDYVEFLQSAWSEWEERFGSEHDASPYCFVSPRYLRHRIPKDIEGKLGYYSFDMTAAITKTSWQAIEAASDCALTGAELLINGEHSAFALCRPPGHHAAPDMMGGYCYINNAAIAAESLRRNGKDKVAILDLDYHHGNGTQSIFYDRDDVLFVSIHGDPDYDYPHYLGFADEVGEGKGKGYNLNLPLPQGKTDWSLYEPALHTALNKIKAFGAQALVISLGMDTYEHDPISYFKLKRADYQAIGTQLGQLGIPTLFVFEGGYAVDDLGYNTVAVLDGFMS; the protein is encoded by the coding sequence GTGAAAGTCATTTATACCGAAAAACAACGCCTACATCGCGTTAAGTATGAGTTCCTGTCAGGTGAACCAACACCGTGTTTCGAAAAGCCAGAGCGTGCAGATATGGTACTGAATGCTTTGCAAGAGCATGGTGGCTTTACGGTGTGTGAACCGAAAAGTTATGGCACGCGCCCGATGCAATGGGTACATACTGAAGATTATGTTGAGTTTTTACAGTCGGCATGGTCTGAGTGGGAAGAGCGCTTTGGTAGTGAACATGATGCGTCTCCATACTGTTTTGTAAGCCCGCGTTACCTGCGCCATCGCATTCCAAAGGATATTGAAGGCAAGCTAGGTTATTATAGCTTTGATATGACCGCTGCGATCACCAAAACCAGCTGGCAAGCGATTGAAGCCGCTTCTGATTGCGCATTAACCGGTGCTGAGCTGCTAATTAACGGCGAGCACTCTGCTTTTGCGTTGTGTCGTCCACCGGGTCACCACGCGGCTCCTGACATGATGGGTGGTTACTGCTACATCAACAATGCAGCAATTGCGGCTGAGTCTTTACGTCGCAATGGTAAAGATAAAGTGGCGATTCTAGATTTGGATTACCACCACGGCAATGGTACACAAAGCATCTTTTATGATCGCGATGATGTGCTGTTTGTTTCGATTCACGGCGACCCAGATTACGACTATCCGCACTATTTAGGTTTTGCTGATGAAGTGGGCGAGGGTAAAGGTAAAGGCTACAACCTTAACTTACCATTACCACAAGGCAAAACAGACTGGTCGCTTTATGAGCCTGCTTTGCACACGGCATTGAACAAGATCAAAGCTTTTGGTGCTCAAGCATTAGTCATTTCTTTGGGGATGGATACTTACGAGCATGACCCAATTAGCTACTTCAAGCTAAAACGTGCGGATTACCAAGCCATTGGTACCCAATTGGGGCAATTAGGTATCCCAACGCTCTTTGTGTTTGAAGGCGGCTATGCTGTTGATGACCTTGGTTATAATACGGTTGCCGTGCTTGATGGCTTTATGAGCTAA
- a CDS encoding ABC transporter substrate-binding protein, whose product MKKSLVSVAAFGLIASSPVFASTTLNVYNWSEYLPQSIIEDFTEQTGIKVNYATFESNETMYAKLKLLNGKGFDVVVPSTYYVSKLANDGLLHKLDKSKIKQFAKLDSTILNQSFDPNNNYSLPYMWGSTAIAYNADVIDGSHLKSWADLWNSEYAGQLLLTDDVRDVMGMALMIDGHSVNSQDATELKQAFERLQKIKPNVTVFNSDAPHVPLVTGEVNVGMQWNGTAYRAQNENPSIRFVYPSEGAIFWMDNIVIPKHAENKQAAYQFINFLLEPENQATIVKEIGYAVPNLQALEFLPPQIRDSQIIFPPAEVKQKGQFLGSVGEAVSQYERYWMELKK is encoded by the coding sequence ATGAAAAAATCACTTGTTTCAGTAGCCGCTTTTGGCCTTATCGCTTCATCTCCGGTATTTGCATCAACCACACTGAATGTATACAACTGGTCAGAATACTTACCTCAATCGATTATCGAAGACTTTACCGAGCAAACAGGTATTAAAGTCAACTACGCAACGTTTGAAAGTAACGAAACCATGTACGCTAAGCTTAAACTGCTCAACGGTAAGGGCTTTGATGTCGTAGTCCCATCGACTTACTACGTGAGTAAGCTTGCGAATGATGGCTTATTGCACAAACTTGATAAATCAAAAATCAAGCAGTTTGCTAAGTTAGATTCGACTATCTTGAACCAAAGCTTTGACCCTAATAACAACTACTCACTGCCATACATGTGGGGCAGTACTGCAATTGCTTATAATGCGGATGTCATTGATGGTAGCCACTTAAAAAGCTGGGCAGACCTTTGGAACAGCGAGTACGCAGGTCAGTTGTTGTTAACTGATGATGTTCGCGATGTGATGGGTATGGCACTGATGATTGATGGTCACAGTGTGAACTCTCAAGATGCGACGGAACTGAAACAGGCTTTCGAACGTTTACAGAAAATTAAGCCTAATGTAACCGTATTCAACTCCGATGCGCCACATGTACCGCTTGTAACCGGTGAAGTGAATGTCGGCATGCAGTGGAATGGTACGGCATATCGTGCGCAAAACGAAAACCCTTCAATTCGTTTTGTTTATCCTTCTGAAGGTGCCATCTTCTGGATGGACAATATTGTTATTCCAAAGCACGCAGAGAACAAACAAGCGGCTTACCAGTTTATTAACTTTTTGCTTGAGCCTGAAAACCAAGCCACTATCGTAAAAGAGATTGGTTATGCAGTGCCAAACCTGCAGGCGCTAGAATTCTTGCCACCGCAAATTCGTGATAGCCAAATCATTTTCCCGCCGGCAGAAGTAAAGCAAAAAGGTCAATTTTTAGGTAGTGTTGGTGAGGCGGTAAGCCAATATGAGCGCTACTGGATGGAGCTAAAGAAATAG
- the oppF gene encoding murein tripeptide/oligopeptide ABC transporter ATP binding protein OppF produces the protein MSVDKKLLLDVKELKVHFSIAAKSAWPWSKPSNLKAVDGVNVRLYEGETLGVVGESGCGKSTFARAIIGLVEATDGEVVWLGQDLTKMKEVQRRETRKEIQMIFQDPLASLNPRMTVGDIIAEPLETFYPELSKQEVKDSVKEMMAKVGLLPNVINRYPHEFSGGQCQRIGIARALILKPKMIICDEPVSALDVSIQAQVVNLLKELQKELGLSLVFIAHDLSVVKHISDRVLVMYLGNAVELGESEALFADPKHPYTRALMSAVPIPDPAIERSKTIQMLEGDLPSPINPPSGCVFRTRCPEATQACAQTKPTIQGSDIHAVSCLNVTV, from the coding sequence ATGAGTGTAGATAAAAAGTTACTGTTAGATGTAAAAGAGCTGAAAGTTCACTTTAGCATTGCGGCTAAATCTGCGTGGCCGTGGAGCAAACCATCAAACCTTAAAGCGGTAGATGGCGTTAACGTGCGTCTTTATGAAGGCGAAACGCTGGGCGTAGTAGGTGAGTCTGGTTGTGGTAAGTCGACCTTTGCTCGCGCGATCATCGGTCTGGTTGAAGCGACGGACGGTGAAGTGGTTTGGCTTGGACAAGATCTGACCAAAATGAAAGAAGTGCAGCGCCGTGAAACTCGTAAAGAGATTCAGATGATCTTCCAAGATCCGTTAGCCTCACTTAACCCACGTATGACGGTGGGTGACATCATTGCCGAGCCATTAGAAACCTTCTACCCAGAGCTTTCTAAGCAAGAAGTAAAAGATAGCGTTAAAGAGATGATGGCGAAGGTCGGTCTACTGCCAAACGTGATTAACCGCTATCCACATGAGTTCTCGGGTGGTCAGTGTCAGCGTATTGGTATTGCACGTGCGTTGATCTTAAAACCTAAGATGATCATCTGTGACGAACCAGTTTCAGCACTGGATGTGTCGATTCAAGCTCAGGTAGTTAACTTGCTTAAAGAACTGCAAAAAGAGTTAGGCTTATCTTTAGTCTTTATTGCTCATGACTTGTCAGTGGTTAAGCACATTTCGGATCGTGTTTTGGTGATGTACTTGGGCAACGCTGTTGAGCTAGGTGAATCGGAAGCGTTATTTGCGGATCCTAAACACCCATATACTCGTGCGTTGATGTCTGCAGTACCAATTCCAGATCCGGCGATTGAGCGCAGTAAGACGATCCAAATGTTGGAAGGGGATCTGCCATCGCCGATTAACCCGCCATCTGGTTGTGTATTCCGTACCCGCTGTCCAGAGGCAACCCAAGCATGTGCGCAAACTAAGCCGACAATCCAAGGCTCAGATATTCATGCCGTATCTTGTTTGAATGTAACGGTTTAA
- the oppD gene encoding ABC transporter ATP-binding protein — protein MSLLDVKDLRVEFTTQDGIVTAVNDLNFSLNQGETLGIVGESGSGKSQTVFSIMGLLAKNGKISGSAKFEGKEILNLPEKELNKVRAEQIAMIFQDPMTSLNPYMKVSDQLMEVLMLHKGMGKAEAFEESVRMLEAVKIPEARKRITMYPHEFSGGMRQRVMIAMALLCRPKLLIADEPTTALDVTVQAQIMDLLNELKREFNTAIIMITHDLGVVAGSCDKVLVMYAGRTMEYGTVDEIFYNPSHPYAEGLLKAIPRLDTEGEILPTIPGNPPNLLRLPPGCPYQERCHRALDRCKREAPILLPFGDGRQRACFSEWEAWSK, from the coding sequence ATGAGCTTATTAGATGTCAAAGATCTGCGTGTCGAATTCACCACTCAAGATGGTATCGTAACCGCAGTAAACGATTTGAACTTCTCTCTAAACCAAGGTGAAACCTTAGGTATCGTAGGTGAGTCAGGTTCAGGTAAATCACAAACCGTATTCTCTATCATGGGTCTGCTGGCTAAAAACGGTAAGATCTCTGGTAGCGCAAAGTTTGAAGGTAAAGAGATCCTCAACCTGCCGGAAAAAGAACTCAATAAAGTTCGTGCCGAGCAGATTGCGATGATCTTCCAAGACCCAATGACTTCGTTAAACCCATACATGAAAGTTAGCGATCAGCTAATGGAAGTGTTAATGCTGCACAAAGGCATGGGTAAAGCTGAAGCATTTGAAGAGTCAGTACGTATGCTGGAAGCGGTAAAAATTCCAGAAGCGCGTAAGCGTATCACAATGTATCCGCATGAGTTTTCAGGCGGTATGCGTCAGCGTGTAATGATCGCGATGGCACTACTATGTCGCCCGAAATTGCTGATTGCAGATGAACCAACTACCGCGTTGGACGTAACCGTTCAGGCGCAGATCATGGATTTGCTCAATGAGCTAAAACGTGAGTTCAACACTGCGATCATTATGATCACTCACGATTTGGGTGTGGTTGCTGGCTCATGTGACAAAGTACTAGTGATGTATGCGGGACGTACTATGGAGTACGGCACCGTTGATGAAATATTCTACAACCCAAGCCACCCATACGCGGAAGGTCTGCTCAAAGCGATTCCACGTTTGGATACTGAAGGTGAAATTCTGCCAACTATCCCTGGCAACCCACCAAACCTATTGCGTTTGCCACCGGGTTGTCCATACCAAGAGCGTTGTCATCGTGCTCTGGACCGTTGTAAGCGTGAAGCGCCAATCTTGTTGCCATTTGGCGACGGTCGCCAACGTGCTTGTTTTTCTGAATGGGAGGCTTGGAGCAAATGA
- the oppC gene encoding oligopeptide ABC transporter permease OppC has translation MLTKKENLEAIEKFSENLEIEGRSLWQDARIRFMRNKAAMVSLFILTLMTLAVIFLPMVAPYAFDDTDWYAMHVGPNAEHWFGTDSLGRDLYVRTLIGGRISLMVGVMGALVAVLIGTLYGAASGFIGGKVDRIMMRILEILYAVPFMFLVIVLVTFFGRNIVLIFVAIGAIAWLDMARIVRGQTLSLRSKEFIEAAHVSGVSQWKIITRHIVPNVLGIVAVYSTLLIPSMILTESFLSFLGLGVQEPMTSWGALLQEGAQTMEVAIWQLAFPALFMVVTLFCFNYVGDGLRDALDPKDR, from the coding sequence ATGTTAACGAAAAAAGAAAACCTTGAAGCGATCGAGAAATTCTCAGAGAACCTAGAAATCGAAGGTCGTAGTTTGTGGCAAGACGCCCGTATTCGTTTTATGCGTAATAAAGCGGCGATGGTGAGCTTGTTTATTCTAACTCTTATGACATTGGCGGTCATTTTCCTGCCAATGGTTGCGCCGTATGCATTTGATGATACAGATTGGTATGCAATGCATGTGGGTCCAAATGCTGAACACTGGTTCGGTACTGATTCACTTGGTCGCGATTTGTACGTACGTACTCTTATTGGTGGACGTATCTCACTGATGGTAGGCGTAATGGGTGCGTTGGTTGCGGTATTGATTGGTACGCTTTACGGTGCGGCTTCTGGCTTCATCGGCGGTAAAGTTGATCGCATTATGATGCGTATTCTAGAGATCCTTTACGCAGTACCATTTATGTTCCTAGTTATCGTACTAGTCACATTCTTCGGTCGTAATATTGTTCTTATCTTCGTTGCAATCGGTGCGATTGCATGGCTAGACATGGCACGTATTGTTCGTGGTCAAACACTGAGCTTGCGCAGCAAAGAGTTTATCGAAGCGGCACACGTTTCTGGTGTGAGCCAGTGGAAGATTATTACACGTCATATCGTACCAAACGTACTGGGCATCGTTGCGGTTTATTCAACGCTGCTGATCCCAAGCATGATTTTGACTGAATCATTCCTTTCATTCCTTGGTCTTGGTGTTCAAGAACCTATGACTAGTTGGGGCGCACTGCTACAAGAAGGTGCACAGACAATGGAAGTAGCAATCTGGCAGTTGGCTTTCCCAGCACTGTTCATGGTTGTGACGCTATTCTGTTTCAACTACGTAGGTGACGGTCTGCGCGATGCGCTGGATCCAAAAGACAGATAA
- the oppB gene encoding oligopeptide ABC transporter permease OppB, producing the protein MLKFIAKRIFEAIPTMLVLITVSFFLMRFAPGNPFSSERPLPPEVMANIEAKYGLDKPVAEQYFTYLTNVIQGDFGPSFKYLDYSVNELISVALPVSAKVGAIAFIFTVILGVTVGTIAALRQNTWVDYAVMSTAMLGVVLPSFVLAPALIYIFSLNLKWLPAGGWLDGSWQYLILPVIAMSLLYVATFARITRGSMIETLNSNFIRTARAKGLSYRYIIIKHALKPALLPVVSYMGPAFVGIITGSVVVETIFGLPGIGKLFVNAAFNRDYSLVMGVTILIGFLFILFNAIVDILLAMIDPKIRY; encoded by the coding sequence ATGCTTAAATTCATCGCTAAAAGGATATTTGAGGCGATCCCAACTATGTTGGTTTTGATCACCGTATCTTTCTTTCTCATGCGTTTCGCTCCGGGTAACCCGTTTTCGAGCGAGCGTCCTTTGCCACCTGAAGTAATGGCGAATATCGAAGCCAAATATGGTCTAGATAAGCCGGTAGCAGAGCAATACTTCACCTACTTAACCAATGTTATCCAAGGTGACTTTGGTCCGTCATTTAAATACTTAGATTACTCAGTAAATGAGCTAATCTCGGTGGCGTTGCCAGTGTCAGCTAAAGTGGGTGCAATCGCATTTATCTTTACCGTTATCTTAGGGGTTACGGTCGGGACCATCGCTGCATTAAGGCAAAATACTTGGGTAGACTATGCCGTTATGTCGACTGCGATGCTTGGGGTAGTGTTGCCTTCATTCGTATTAGCACCGGCACTTATCTATATTTTCTCTTTGAACCTTAAATGGCTGCCTGCTGGTGGTTGGCTCGACGGTTCTTGGCAGTATCTCATTCTGCCAGTGATCGCCATGTCGCTACTGTATGTGGCAACGTTCGCTCGTATTACACGTGGTTCGATGATTGAGACACTAAACAGTAACTTTATTCGTACCGCTCGCGCTAAAGGTTTAAGTTACCGCTACATCATTATTAAACACGCACTAAAACCTGCTTTGCTTCCTGTAGTGTCATACATGGGACCTGCATTCGTTGGCATCATCACAGGTTCGGTTGTAGTCGAGACCATCTTCGGTCTGCCGGGCATTGGTAAGTTGTTTGTTAACGCTGCCTTTAACCGTGACTACTCGCTAGTAATGGGTGTAACCATTTTGATTGGTTTCCTATTCATTTTATTCAACGCTATCGTTGATATCTTGCTAGCTATGATCGATCCGAAGATTCGCTACTAA
- a CDS encoding ABC transporter substrate-binding protein has product MYKNKITQALLLGAGLAMASTATLAADVPTGVKLADKQELVRGNGTEVATIDPHKSQGVPESHVIRDLLEGLVSQDADGNTIPGVAERWETSDNQTYTFYLRKDAKWSNGDPVTAGDFVYSFQRAVDPNTASPYSWYMEYTKMKNAKAIIAGEADKSTLGVKALDDHTLVVELDSPVPYFVMMMGHTTTKPVHQATVEKYGDQWTKPEHYVGNGAFVVDRWVVNERLVLKRNEQYWNNDKTVLDKVTFLPIENQVSEMNRFLAGEIDFTNELPLEHYKRLSKEHPESVSVVGNLCTYYYLFNTKKAPFDDVRVRQAISYTIDRNIVANAIMGQGQKPAYFLTPEITAGFEPEMPMYGKMTQKERNAEAQRLLEEAGYGKDNPLNFSLLYNTSENHKKVAVALGSMWKKSLGVNVTLENQEWKTYLSTKDSGDFQVARAGWCGDYNEASSFLTLMKSGNTTGGIHYDSKAYDDLMEKAITSKSEAERKALYAEAEKLMAKDMPIAPIYQYVKSRLLSPKVGGFPANNPEEKIYSKDLYIIE; this is encoded by the coding sequence ATGTATAAGAATAAAATCACTCAAGCCCTTCTTCTTGGTGCAGGTCTAGCAATGGCCTCTACTGCAACTCTAGCTGCTGATGTTCCTACTGGCGTTAAATTAGCTGACAAACAAGAACTCGTTCGTGGTAACGGTACTGAAGTTGCAACAATTGACCCTCATAAATCTCAAGGTGTACCAGAGTCTCACGTTATTCGTGATTTGCTAGAAGGTTTGGTGAGCCAAGACGCAGATGGTAATACAATCCCTGGTGTTGCAGAGCGTTGGGAAACCTCTGACAACCAAACTTACACTTTCTATCTACGTAAAGATGCAAAATGGTCAAACGGTGATCCTGTAACTGCAGGCGATTTCGTTTACAGCTTCCAACGTGCTGTCGATCCAAACACAGCTTCTCCTTACTCTTGGTACATGGAATACACCAAGATGAAGAATGCTAAAGCGATCATTGCAGGTGAAGCAGATAAGTCGACGCTAGGTGTTAAAGCGCTAGACGATCATACACTAGTAGTAGAACTTGATTCACCAGTTCCTTACTTTGTTATGATGATGGGTCACACGACAACGAAACCAGTGCACCAAGCTACGGTTGAGAAGTACGGCGATCAGTGGACGAAGCCAGAGCACTACGTGGGTAACGGTGCATTTGTTGTAGACAGATGGGTTGTGAACGAGCGTTTAGTTCTGAAGCGTAACGAACAGTACTGGAACAATGATAAGACTGTACTAGACAAAGTTACTTTCCTACCAATTGAAAACCAAGTATCGGAAATGAACCGTTTCCTTGCTGGTGAAATTGACTTTACTAACGAATTGCCGCTAGAGCACTACAAGCGTCTAAGCAAAGAACATCCTGAATCTGTGTCAGTTGTAGGTAACCTATGTACTTACTACTACCTATTCAATACTAAAAAAGCACCATTTGATGATGTTCGCGTACGTCAAGCAATCTCTTACACGATTGATCGTAATATCGTAGCAAACGCAATCATGGGTCAAGGTCAGAAACCAGCTTACTTCTTAACGCCTGAAATTACAGCAGGCTTTGAGCCAGAAATGCCTATGTACGGCAAAATGACTCAGAAAGAACGTAACGCAGAAGCTCAACGTTTGCTTGAAGAAGCAGGTTACGGCAAAGATAACCCGCTAAACTTCTCTCTTCTGTACAACACATCAGAAAACCACAAGAAGGTAGCGGTTGCGCTAGGTTCTATGTGGAAGAAATCACTGGGTGTGAACGTAACACTAGAGAACCAAGAGTGGAAAACTTACCTATCAACTAAAGACTCTGGCGACTTCCAAGTGGCTCGTGCAGGTTGGTGTGGCGACTACAACGAAGCGTCTTCTTTCCTAACGCTAATGAAGAGTGGTAACACGACTGGTGGTATCCACTACGATAGCAAAGCGTATGATGATCTAATGGAAAAAGCGATCACTTCTAAGTCTGAAGCAGAGCGTAAAGCGCTGTACGCAGAAGCAGAGAAGTTGATGGCGAAAGATATGCCAATCGCGCCTATCTACCAGTACGTGAAATCGCGTCTACTTTCTCCAAAGGTTGGTGGCTTCCCAGCGAATAACCCAGAAGAGAAAATCTACTCTAAAGATCTATACATTATCGAGTAA
- a CDS encoding SDR family oxidoreductase: MKKLVVITGASSGIGEAIARRLNAAGHPLLLIARRVERLEALNLENTLCEKVDVLDKASFEAAIAKAEQQFGPTDCIVNNAGVMLLSELDVQDPAEWKRMFDVNVIGLMNGMQTVLAPMKERRSGTIINISSVAGRKTFPNHAAYCGTKFAVHAISENVREEVANFDVRVTTIAPGAVETELLSHTSSDDIKAGYNDWKEEMGGVLAADDIARAVEYAYAQPQGVCVREIVIAPTRQQP, encoded by the coding sequence ATGAAAAAACTAGTTGTGATCACAGGTGCGAGTTCAGGTATTGGTGAGGCGATTGCACGTCGCCTAAATGCAGCAGGTCATCCTCTATTATTGATTGCTCGTCGCGTAGAGCGTTTAGAAGCGCTAAATCTAGAAAACACACTATGTGAAAAAGTTGACGTACTAGATAAGGCATCTTTTGAAGCGGCGATTGCGAAAGCTGAGCAGCAGTTTGGTCCAACAGATTGCATCGTGAATAATGCGGGGGTGATGTTGCTGAGTGAGCTAGATGTGCAAGATCCAGCTGAGTGGAAGCGTATGTTTGATGTCAACGTGATTGGTCTAATGAATGGTATGCAAACAGTGCTAGCACCGATGAAAGAGCGTCGCAGCGGCACGATCATTAATATTAGTTCGGTTGCTGGTCGTAAGACATTCCCTAACCATGCCGCTTATTGTGGAACTAAATTTGCTGTACACGCGATTTCTGAAAATGTGCGTGAAGAGGTTGCAAATTTTGATGTACGTGTGACCACAATTGCACCAGGAGCCGTTGAAACTGAATTGCTTTCTCATACGTCGTCAGATGACATTAAAGCCGGTTACAACGATTGGAAAGAGGAAATGGGCGGCGTATTGGCAGCTGATGATATCGCTCGTGCAGTGGAATATGCTTATGCTCAACCTCAAGGTGTTTGCGTACGAGAAATTGTGATTGCTCCAACGCGTCAACAACCTTAA
- a CDS encoding LysR family transcriptional regulator has product MLNNINLADIRSFVLIAQLGNFTKAANALEVSRSHVSRQISALEKQMGVTLLTRTTRTLRLTQAGQRFFHQCETALQQIDQALVAAVDDTKKVQGLIRVNCVGGYLGEELVAQAIAEFMQLHPQVIVDLDFSSPRIDLIEDQFDVAFRMGELEDAGFIAKRLMDIEMVTLASPSYVQRYGEPQHPRELTNHRTLTGSVTKWSFVSALESNKHYDIHVKGKLTCKNGRALIKACQLGNGLIRVPKVYCENEINRGELVCVMPQWRINSVPFSTIFHKDRYQPKRIRVFVDFISEWFKSLP; this is encoded by the coding sequence ATGCTTAACAACATTAACCTTGCAGACATCCGCTCCTTCGTTCTGATCGCTCAATTGGGCAACTTCACCAAAGCCGCAAATGCACTGGAAGTATCACGATCCCATGTCTCTCGCCAAATCAGTGCGCTGGAAAAACAGATGGGCGTAACCTTGCTCACGCGTACCACCCGCACTCTACGCCTTACGCAAGCTGGACAACGATTCTTCCATCAATGTGAAACTGCCCTACAGCAGATCGATCAAGCACTCGTTGCGGCTGTTGACGATACCAAAAAGGTACAAGGCTTAATTCGCGTCAATTGTGTTGGCGGTTATTTAGGAGAAGAATTAGTTGCGCAAGCCATCGCCGAGTTTATGCAGCTTCATCCGCAAGTGATCGTCGATCTCGATTTTTCTAGCCCTCGCATCGATTTAATCGAAGATCAGTTTGATGTTGCATTCCGCATGGGGGAACTTGAGGACGCGGGATTTATTGCAAAGCGCTTAATGGACATCGAGATGGTTACTTTAGCCAGCCCTAGCTATGTGCAACGCTACGGAGAGCCTCAGCATCCGCGCGAGCTTACCAACCACCGTACACTAACAGGCTCGGTCACCAAGTGGAGTTTTGTCAGTGCTCTTGAGTCTAATAAACATTACGACATACATGTAAAAGGAAAACTAACTTGCAAAAATGGACGTGCGCTAATCAAAGCCTGCCAACTGGGTAATGGACTTATTCGAGTTCCAAAAGTGTACTGCGAAAATGAAATCAATCGCGGAGAGCTCGTCTGTGTAATGCCACAATGGCGTATCAATAGCGTGCCTTTTTCCACTATTTTCCATAAAGACCGTTATCAACCTAAGCGCATACGTGTATTTGTCGATTTTATTTCAGAATGGTTTAAAAGTTTGCCTTAG